The following are from one region of the Candidatus Methylomirabilota bacterium genome:
- a CDS encoding TlpA disulfide reductase family protein: MGPGHRLVLALALALVIAAIPGSGRADHLGEAPGLRVEPLNDSRVIDSREITGKKVLVVRFQASYCRACARESRAFSRLVERYRGQAVEFVAVHVQDTQVDARKFIRAQKVAYPVALDPQLNIGNRFGFKGTPYTVVMDLKGHLVARLEGASALDRLPAIIDAALREAPPGS; the protein is encoded by the coding sequence GTGGGTCCGGGCCACCGTCTCGTGCTGGCGCTCGCGCTGGCGCTGGTGATCGCCGCCATCCCGGGTTCCGGTCGGGCGGACCACCTGGGAGAAGCGCCGGGACTTCGAGTGGAGCCGCTCAACGACTCCCGGGTCATCGATTCCCGCGAGATCACCGGCAAGAAGGTCCTCGTGGTGCGCTTCCAGGCCTCCTACTGCCGGGCCTGCGCCCGGGAGTCACGGGCGTTCAGCCGCCTGGTGGAGCGCTATCGCGGGCAGGCGGTGGAGTTCGTGGCTGTTCACGTCCAGGACACGCAGGTTGACGCCCGGAAGTTCATCCGGGCCCAGAAGGTGGCCTATCCCGTAGCCTTGGACCCCCAGCTCAACATCGGCAACCGCTTCGGCTTCAAAGGCACCCCCTACACCGTCGTGATGGACCTCAAGGGGCATCTGGTGGCCCGCCTGGAGGGCGCGTCGGCGCTGGACCGCCTGCCCGCCATCATCGACGCGGCGCTGCGCGAGGCGCCCCCGGGCTCGTGA
- a CDS encoding ABC transporter substrate-binding protein, whose protein sequence is MLKTAGRGAAAILLCLAGALALQAQEPGKVPRIGVLITGALEMPETKASLDAFRQGLRDHGYVEGRNILIEYRAADGNIERLPGLAAELARLKVDLIVAGATPAGRAARAATATIPIIVMAMGDPVGDGLVASLARPGGNLTGTTFLGPTLVPKHLALLTEALPRATRIAILWHPGAFADSTMRDMLKEAEAAARTLPSSRARCFLPNAQRVAGVSRRVPRYGVFNNREAVELGALMSYGTSLPELLRRTGTYIDKTLKGARPADLPVEQPTKFELVINLTAAKALGVTIPQSLLLRADQIIN, encoded by the coding sequence GTGCTGAAGACTGCCGGTCGTGGCGCGGCGGCTATCCTCCTCTGCCTCGCTGGAGCGCTCGCGCTTCAGGCGCAGGAACCGGGAAAAGTCCCCCGGATAGGGGTTCTGATCACGGGAGCGCTCGAGATGCCCGAGACGAAGGCATCCCTCGACGCCTTCAGGCAGGGGCTGCGCGACCACGGATATGTCGAAGGTCGGAACATCCTGATCGAATATCGCGCTGCCGATGGGAATATCGAGCGGCTCCCCGGTCTCGCGGCCGAACTTGCTCGCCTGAAGGTCGATCTCATCGTCGCTGGAGCGACGCCGGCGGGCCGCGCCGCGCGGGCCGCGACTGCGACGATCCCTATCATCGTCATGGCTATGGGCGATCCTGTCGGAGACGGCCTGGTTGCCAGCCTCGCACGCCCAGGCGGGAATCTCACAGGCACCACGTTCCTGGGCCCGACGCTCGTCCCCAAGCACCTGGCGCTGCTCACCGAGGCTCTTCCCCGGGCCACCCGCATCGCGATTTTATGGCATCCGGGGGCATTCGCCGACAGCACGATGCGGGACATGTTGAAGGAGGCCGAGGCCGCCGCCAGGACTTTGCCGTCTTCCCGAGCACGATGCTTTTTGCCGAACGCGCAGAGGGTAGCCGGTGTCTCGCGGCGAGTGCCACGATACGGGGTGTTCAACAACAGGGAGGCGGTTGAGCTGGGGGCCCTCATGAGCTATGGAACGAGCCTTCCGGAGCTCCTACGGCGCACTGGGACCTACATCGACAAAACTCTCAAGGGCGCCCGACCCGCGGACCTGCCGGTCGAACAGCCCACGAAGTTCGAGCTCGTGATAAACCTCACGGCGGCGAAAGCT